One window from the genome of Streptococcus parasanguinis encodes:
- a CDS encoding ATP-binding cassette domain-containing protein, with protein MTEKLVEIKDLEISFGEGSKKFVAVKNANFFINKGETFSLVGESGSGKTTIGRAIIGLNDTSAGEIIYDGRKINGKNSHSEKSELIRKIQMIFQDPAASLNERATVDYIISEGLINHHLFNSEEERQEKVKNIMHEVGLLAEHLTRYPHEFSGGQRQRIGIARALVMEPEFVIADEPISALDVSVRAQVLNLLKKFQRELGLTYLFIAHDLSVVRFISDRIAVIYKGVIVEVAETEELFNHPIHPYTQSLLSAVPIPDPILERKKVLKIYDPEQHDYSEDKPQMVEIKPGHYVWANKAEENKYRQEYK; from the coding sequence ATGACTGAAAAATTAGTTGAAATTAAAGATTTAGAAATTTCCTTCGGTGAAGGAAGTAAAAAATTCGTTGCTGTAAAGAACGCCAACTTTTTCATTAATAAGGGAGAAACTTTCTCTCTTGTTGGTGAATCAGGAAGTGGGAAGACAACAATTGGACGTGCGATCATCGGTTTGAATGATACAAGTGCTGGAGAAATTATTTATGATGGTCGCAAGATCAACGGAAAAAACTCTCATAGTGAAAAATCAGAGTTGATCCGTAAAATTCAAATGATCTTCCAAGACCCAGCAGCAAGTTTGAATGAACGTGCAACAGTTGATTATATTATCTCTGAAGGTTTGATCAACCACCATTTGTTTAACAGTGAAGAAGAACGTCAGGAAAAAGTAAAAAATATTATGCATGAAGTTGGGCTTCTAGCAGAACATTTGACACGTTATCCTCACGAATTCTCAGGTGGTCAACGTCAACGGATCGGTATTGCCCGTGCACTTGTCATGGAACCAGAATTTGTCATTGCGGATGAACCAATCTCAGCCCTTGACGTTTCAGTACGTGCGCAGGTCTTGAACCTTTTGAAAAAATTCCAAAGAGAATTAGGCTTGACCTACCTCTTTATCGCCCATGACTTGTCAGTTGTACGCTTCATTTCTGATCGTATTGCAGTTATCTATAAAGGGGTTATTGTAGAAGTGGCAGAAACTGAAGAGCTATTTAACCACCCAATCCATCCATACACACAATCTCTACTTTCAGCAGTCCCAATTCCAGATCCAATTCTAGAACGTAAAAAAGTTCTAAAAATCTACGATCCAGAACAACATGATTACTCTGAAGATAAACCACAAATGGTTGAAATTAAACCAGGTCATTATGTATGGGCTAATAAAGCTGAAGAAAACAAATACAGACAAGAATATAAATAG
- a CDS encoding ABC transporter ATP-binding protein: MTSNNNIILSAQDIVVEFDVRDRVLTAIRGVSLELEEGEVLALVGESGSGKSVLTKTFTGMLEDNGRIAQGSIKYRGQELTDLKSNKDWENIRGSKIATIFQDPMTSLDPINTIGSQITEVIIKHQGKTAKEAKEMALDYMEKVGIPDAERRFDEYPFQYSGGMRQRIVIAIALACRPDILICDEPTTALDVTIQAQIIDLLKSLQKEYQFTVIFITHDLGVVASIADKVAVMYAGEIVEFGKVEEIFYDPKHPYTWSLLSSLPQLSTSDGDLYSIPGTPPSLYAPIKGDAFALRSDYAMQIDFEEEAPAFKVTDTHWAKTWLLHPDAPTVHKPEVIENLHEKIGSKMGFTHITE; this comes from the coding sequence ATGACATCAAATAACAATATTATTTTATCTGCTCAAGATATCGTAGTGGAATTTGACGTGCGCGATCGCGTATTGACAGCTATTCGTGGCGTATCGCTTGAGCTAGAAGAAGGTGAAGTTCTTGCCTTAGTTGGTGAGTCAGGTTCAGGGAAATCAGTTTTGACAAAAACGTTCACCGGAATGTTAGAAGATAACGGCCGTATTGCCCAAGGTTCGATTAAATACCGTGGTCAAGAATTGACAGATTTGAAATCGAATAAAGATTGGGAAAATATTCGTGGATCTAAGATCGCTACAATTTTCCAAGACCCAATGACAAGTTTGGACCCAATCAACACAATTGGATCACAAATTACAGAAGTCATTATCAAACACCAAGGGAAAACAGCTAAAGAAGCCAAAGAAATGGCTTTGGATTATATGGAGAAAGTTGGAATTCCAGATGCTGAACGTCGTTTTGATGAGTATCCATTCCAATATTCAGGTGGGATGCGTCAACGGATCGTTATTGCCATCGCTCTGGCCTGCCGTCCAGATATCTTAATCTGTGACGAACCAACAACAGCCCTTGACGTAACCATTCAAGCGCAAATCATTGATTTGTTGAAATCCCTTCAAAAAGAATACCAATTTACAGTTATCTTTATCACCCACGATTTAGGTGTGGTTGCAAGTATTGCAGATAAAGTAGCCGTTATGTATGCTGGAGAAATTGTTGAGTTTGGTAAAGTAGAAGAAATTTTCTACGATCCAAAACATCCATACACATGGAGCTTGCTTTCAAGCTTGCCTCAATTGTCAACCTCAGATGGTGATCTTTACTCTATTCCAGGGACTCCGCCATCATTGTATGCTCCAATCAAAGGAGATGCCTTCGCACTTCGTTCAGATTATGCGATGCAGATTGATTTTGAAGAAGAGGCACCCGCTTTCAAAGTGACCGATACTCACTGGGCTAAGACATGGTTGCTCCATCCAGATGCACCAACAGTTCATAAACCAGAAGTAATCGAAAACCTTCACGAAAAGATTGGCTCAAAAATGGGCTTCACTCACATTACAGAATAG
- the oppC gene encoding oligopeptide ABC transporter permease OppC: MATIDKNKFQFVKRDDFASEVIDAPAYSYWKSVFRQFLKKRTTIIMLAILIGILLMSFVYPMFSNFDYNDVSKVNDFSARLNPPSAKAFFGTDNNGKSLFDGVWFGARNSIIISFIATVINVVVGVIVGGIWGISKSIDRIMMEVYNVISNIPFMLIVIVLTYSMGSGFWNLILAMSLTGWIGIAYTIRVQIMRYRDLEYNLASRTLGTPTLKIVTKNILPQLVSVIVTQTSQLLPSFISYEAFLSFFGLGLPITVPSLGRLISDYSQNVTTNAYLFWIPLTVLILVSLSFFIVGQNLADASDPRTHR; encoded by the coding sequence ATGGCTACAATCGATAAAAATAAATTTCAGTTTGTAAAACGCGATGACTTTGCCTCTGAAGTAATCGATGCTCCAGCGTATTCATACTGGAAATCTGTATTCAGACAATTCTTGAAAAAAAGAACCACTATCATTATGCTTGCTATTTTGATTGGGATTCTCTTGATGAGTTTTGTCTACCCGATGTTTTCAAATTTTGATTACAACGACGTAAGTAAGGTAAATGACTTTTCAGCACGTTTGAATCCACCAAGTGCCAAAGCTTTCTTTGGTACAGATAATAACGGTAAATCCCTCTTTGATGGAGTTTGGTTTGGTGCTCGGAATTCAATTATCATTTCCTTCATCGCCACTGTTATTAACGTGGTTGTCGGAGTTATCGTTGGTGGAATTTGGGGGATCTCAAAATCCATCGACCGTATCATGATGGAAGTTTATAACGTTATTTCAAACATTCCGTTTATGTTGATCGTTATCGTCTTGACTTACTCAATGGGATCTGGTTTCTGGAACTTGATTCTTGCCATGTCCTTAACTGGATGGATCGGAATTGCCTATACCATTCGTGTCCAAATCATGCGTTACCGTGATTTGGAGTACAACCTTGCCAGCCGAACATTAGGAACACCAACTTTGAAAATTGTTACGAAAAATATTTTGCCTCAATTGGTATCTGTTATCGTGACACAAACATCACAGTTACTTCCAAGCTTTATTTCTTATGAAGCTTTCCTTTCCTTCTTCGGACTTGGTCTTCCAATCACAGTTCCAAGTTTGGGACGCTTGATTTCTGACTATTCTCAAAACGTAACTACAAATGCCTACCTATTCTGGATTCCGCTTACTGTTTTGATTTTAGTATCCTTGTCATTCTTTATCGTCGGACAAAACTTGGCCGATGCCAGCGACCCACGTACACATAGATAG
- a CDS encoding ABC transporter permease — protein MKKYVFMRILRSLVSIFLVTTLTYMIIYTLTPRNLIFKNDPNYNKVAKTKDSKINYENTVYDRMGYLEYMDSKSLQQKASKEDSSVTVDATTANEKIYKKYIEKLGHGWQLKRFPESKSFYAVREIPVFERVISFYANLIQFDHPGWVKDASNPNLKRYIRIENDPSIGWSVVGSGTKHKYLLYFNGQFPYVHQNFVTLNLGNSYPTYSNTPVLQVITQGQGTTKKSEVNFPTGKKTSSIDIYSRTYKSPSKADSQDISRFGKGDAYTATLSNYENPSMIASSSIIGLIGIAIAYLIAIPLGSYMALFKDSWFDSISTAALTFMMSLPTIALVYIVRLAGSFFGLPDSFPVLGAQDWRSYVLPSLILGLLSAPFIAVWIRRYMIDIHSQDFVRFARSKGLSEREISRKHIFKNAMVPLVSGIPGAIIGVISGATLTETVFAFPGMGKMLIDSIKASNNTMVIGLVFIFTSLGIFAAMLGDILMTVLDPRIKLTNTKGGK, from the coding sequence ATGAAAAAATATGTTTTTATGCGTATTTTGCGTTCGTTAGTGTCGATCTTTCTCGTCACGACATTAACCTACATGATTATCTATACGCTAACACCGAGAAATCTCATCTTTAAAAATGACCCCAACTACAATAAAGTAGCGAAGACAAAAGATTCGAAGATCAACTACGAAAATACTGTCTACGATCGCATGGGTTATTTGGAATACATGGATTCAAAGAGCTTGCAACAAAAAGCAAGTAAAGAAGATTCTTCCGTAACGGTTGATGCGACAACTGCTAATGAAAAGATCTACAAAAAATATATTGAAAAATTAGGTCATGGTTGGCAGTTGAAACGTTTCCCGGAAAGTAAGTCTTTCTATGCGGTGCGTGAAATTCCGGTTTTTGAACGTGTCATCAGCTTCTATGCGAATTTGATTCAGTTTGATCATCCAGGTTGGGTGAAAGATGCCTCAAATCCAAATCTCAAACGCTATATCCGTATTGAAAATGATCCATCTATTGGTTGGTCAGTTGTAGGTTCTGGTACGAAACACAAATACCTCTTGTACTTTAATGGTCAATTCCCATATGTGCACCAAAACTTTGTAACCTTAAACCTTGGAAATTCATATCCAACTTATTCAAATACCCCTGTTCTTCAAGTTATTACCCAAGGACAAGGAACGACTAAGAAGAGTGAAGTGAACTTCCCAACAGGTAAAAAGACATCTTCCATCGATATCTACTCACGTACCTACAAATCACCAAGTAAGGCAGACTCACAAGATATCAGTCGATTTGGTAAAGGGGATGCCTATACAGCAACGTTGAGCAACTATGAGAATCCATCCATGATTGCATCTTCTTCAATCATTGGTTTGATTGGTATTGCGATTGCTTACTTGATTGCGATCCCATTAGGATCTTACATGGCTCTGTTCAAGGACTCATGGTTTGATAGCATCTCTACTGCGGCTTTGACATTTATGATGTCTCTCCCAACCATTGCCCTTGTCTATATCGTGCGTCTAGCAGGTTCATTCTTTGGACTTCCAGACTCATTCCCAGTACTTGGAGCACAGGACTGGCGTTCATATGTATTGCCGTCTCTGATTCTTGGTTTATTGAGTGCGCCATTTATCGCCGTTTGGATTCGTCGTTACATGATCGATATTCACTCTCAGGATTTCGTCCGTTTTGCTCGTTCAAAAGGATTGTCAGAACGTGAGATCTCAAGAAAACACATCTTCAAAAATGCGATGGTTCCACTAGTTTCTGGAATTCCAGGGGCTATCATTGGAGTTATCTCAGGTGCGACGTTGACTGAAACAGTCTTCGCTTTCCCAGGTATGGGTAAAATGTTGATTGACTCTATTAAAGCATCAAACAACACCATGGTCATCGGACTTGTCTTCATCTTCACATCACTTGGTATCTTTGCTGCCATGTTAGGTGATATCTTGATGACAGTGCTTGATCCACGGATTAAATTAACGAATACGAAAGGAGGCAAATAA
- a CDS encoding peptide ABC transporter substrate-binding protein — MKKGKVFAVAGVTLLAAGLLAACSSSNTSKASSGEDKNYGYVYTTDPTTLDYTVSSKSATQDLTTNIVDGLMENDKYGNLVPSLAEDWSVSKDGLTYTYKIRKGVKWYDADGEERGEVTAKDFVIGLKHAADKKSEELPLVQGSIKGLDDYVQGKTTDFSQVGVKAVDDYTLQYTLNKPETFWNSKTTNGILFPISTDFLKSKGDDFGQPNDVKSVLANGPFLLKSITSKSSVVFEKNDNYWDKKNVHVKEVKLTYYDGSDQDSLARGFSDGAYTAARLFPSSSNFATVEKKYKDNIYNTPAGSGVAILGFNIDRQSYKHTAKKSDAEKSSTKKAILNKDFRQAITFALNRENYSAQVNGKEFAKPAIRNTYVAPAFVQVDGKDFGNVVADKLTTYGDQWKGINLADGQDGLYNKDKAKAQLEKAKAELQKDGVQFPIHIDVPVIQNATSIVTRMQSLKQTVEETLGKDNVVVDLQMMDQDEVLNITLNVPSAADADWDLQGMVGWNPDYQDPSTYLDTLQPSSEDQTKVYLGFAGGVDNPSAKAVGLDEFAKLLDDANNETQDVVKRYEKYAAAQAWLTDSAIVVPTMSSSGAATVISKVVPFSGASAQAGNKGSAYFKYVEVQDEPVTKKQYDEALKKWQKEKAESNKKAQQDLEKHVK; from the coding sequence ATGAAAAAAGGTAAAGTATTCGCAGTTGCCGGAGTAACACTCCTTGCAGCTGGATTGTTAGCTGCATGTTCTAGTTCAAATACTAGCAAAGCAAGCTCAGGCGAAGACAAAAACTATGGTTATGTCTACACTACTGACCCAACAACTTTGGACTATACTGTGTCTTCTAAATCTGCCACTCAAGATCTCACTACAAACATCGTAGACGGTTTGATGGAAAATGACAAGTATGGAAATCTTGTGCCATCACTTGCGGAAGATTGGTCTGTTTCAAAAGACGGTTTGACTTATACCTACAAGATTCGTAAGGGTGTTAAATGGTACGATGCAGATGGTGAAGAACGCGGTGAAGTGACTGCCAAAGACTTCGTGATTGGTTTGAAACACGCTGCTGATAAAAAATCAGAAGAACTTCCACTAGTTCAAGGCTCAATCAAAGGCTTGGATGATTATGTGCAAGGAAAAACTACAGACTTCAGCCAAGTTGGTGTCAAAGCGGTTGATGATTACACACTTCAATATACATTGAACAAACCTGAAACCTTCTGGAACTCTAAAACAACAAACGGAATCTTGTTCCCAATTAGCACAGATTTCTTGAAGAGTAAGGGAGATGATTTTGGTCAACCAAACGATGTGAAATCAGTACTTGCAAACGGACCTTTCCTTCTTAAATCTATTACATCAAAATCATCTGTTGTATTTGAAAAGAATGACAACTACTGGGATAAGAAAAACGTTCACGTCAAGGAAGTAAAACTTACTTATTACGATGGATCAGACCAAGATTCATTGGCACGTGGTTTCTCTGATGGAGCTTATACAGCTGCTCGTCTTTTCCCATCAAGCTCAAACTTTGCAACAGTAGAGAAAAAATACAAGGACAATATCTATAACACACCAGCTGGTTCAGGTGTAGCAATCCTTGGTTTCAACATCGATCGTCAATCTTACAAACACACTGCAAAGAAATCAGATGCTGAAAAATCTTCTACTAAGAAAGCAATCTTGAACAAAGATTTCCGTCAAGCCATCACTTTTGCCTTGAACCGTGAAAACTACTCAGCACAAGTCAATGGTAAAGAATTTGCTAAACCAGCTATCCGTAATACATATGTTGCACCTGCATTCGTACAAGTAGATGGAAAAGACTTCGGAAATGTAGTTGCAGATAAGTTGACTACTTATGGAGACCAATGGAAGGGTATCAACCTTGCAGATGGTCAAGATGGTCTTTACAACAAAGATAAAGCGAAAGCACAACTTGAAAAAGCCAAAGCTGAACTTCAAAAAGACGGCGTTCAATTCCCAATTCATATTGACGTTCCTGTTATTCAAAATGCAACAAGTATAGTTACACGTATGCAATCATTGAAACAAACGGTAGAAGAAACTCTTGGTAAAGACAACGTAGTTGTTGACCTTCAAATGATGGACCAAGACGAAGTGTTGAACATCACATTGAATGTTCCATCAGCTGCAGATGCAGATTGGGATCTTCAAGGTATGGTCGGTTGGAACCCAGACTATCAAGATCCATCAACTTACCTTGATACGCTTCAACCATCTTCAGAAGATCAAACAAAAGTTTACCTTGGTTTTGCAGGTGGTGTAGATAACCCATCAGCTAAAGCTGTCGGTTTGGATGAGTTTGCAAAACTTCTTGACGATGCAAACAACGAAACACAAGATGTTGTGAAACGTTATGAAAAATATGCAGCAGCTCAAGCTTGGTTGACAGATAGCGCGATTGTAGTACCTACAATGTCATCATCAGGCGCAGCAACTGTTATCTCTAAAGTGGTACCATTCTCTGGTGCTTCAGCTCAAGCTGGTAACAAAGGTTCAGCATACTTCAAATATGTAGAAGTTCAAGATGAACCTGTTACTAAGAAACAATACGATGAAGCTCTTAAGAAATGGCAAAAAGAAAAAGCTGAGTCAAACAAAAAAGCTCAACAAGATCTTGAAAAACACGTTAAATAA
- a CDS encoding serine hydrolase — MKKFFLSFLTFILLLCSLPYQVVLADELDLPAQSAIAVEADTGKILYEKDSEKKRDVGGLSTLLTTYLIFEAIHEKKLSLKDPIKLSEKALALNDIEGAGTLPMEANQYTVDQLLTALLVGNSSTAALALAEKVGGSEKSFVEKMKQKLSEWGIQSPHLINATGLNTQTINGDPDGKEDENQLSAYDIAVIAKHLLQDFPEVTKYTSKPTALFSNTQIENPNLMLEGMPNYRSGVDGLRVSNSTKGGITFAASTTQNGIHMITVVLGVEAVDGDPYARFVATSSLMNYVVRTFVSSIVVKEGDPYGKSKATIMDGKSETVLAVAKKDFYIVEKQGSQAEPKIQFKSNQESFRAPVKSGTSLGKLHYTDPDKIGRGYLEDQEPTVDMVSGRTIEKSFFLKVWWNEFVRYVNEKL, encoded by the coding sequence GTGAAAAAATTCTTTCTTTCTTTTTTAACCTTCATCCTGCTGTTATGCAGTTTACCTTATCAAGTCGTTCTAGCAGATGAGCTAGATCTTCCTGCTCAAAGTGCTATTGCTGTTGAAGCTGATACAGGTAAAATCTTATATGAAAAGGATTCAGAGAAAAAGCGAGATGTGGGGGGACTATCTACACTCTTGACCACTTATCTGATTTTCGAAGCCATTCATGAAAAAAAACTTTCTCTGAAAGATCCTATTAAATTGTCTGAGAAAGCTCTGGCCTTAAATGATATCGAAGGTGCTGGTACTCTTCCTATGGAGGCGAACCAATATACGGTTGATCAGCTATTGACTGCTCTTTTAGTTGGAAATTCTAGCACCGCTGCCTTGGCCTTAGCTGAGAAAGTGGGTGGCTCTGAGAAAAGCTTCGTTGAAAAAATGAAGCAAAAACTTTCTGAATGGGGCATTCAATCTCCTCATTTAATCAATGCTACCGGATTAAATACTCAAACCATCAATGGAGATCCTGACGGGAAAGAAGACGAAAATCAATTGAGTGCTTATGATATTGCTGTTATTGCCAAGCACTTACTCCAGGATTTTCCTGAAGTGACCAAATATACTTCAAAACCCACTGCTCTTTTTTCAAACACGCAGATTGAAAACCCCAATCTGATGCTAGAAGGCATGCCGAATTACCGTTCAGGCGTTGACGGCCTTCGGGTCAGCAACTCTACCAAAGGAGGCATCACCTTTGCTGCATCAACGACGCAAAATGGCATCCACATGATCACGGTTGTCCTAGGAGTGGAGGCAGTTGACGGTGATCCATATGCACGCTTTGTGGCTACTTCTTCTCTGATGAACTACGTGGTACGGACCTTTGTTTCTTCCATTGTCGTCAAAGAAGGAGATCCCTACGGAAAAAGTAAGGCAACTATCATGGATGGGAAGTCAGAGACTGTTTTAGCTGTTGCAAAAAAAGACTTCTATATCGTCGAAAAGCAAGGTAGTCAAGCAGAACCAAAAATTCAATTCAAGAGTAACCAAGAATCATTCCGAGCACCTGTCAAATCAGGCACAAGTCTTGGAAAATTACACTACACTGATCCAGATAAAATCGGACGTGGCTACTTAGAAGATCAAGAGCCAACGGTCGATATGGTATCGGGAAGAACCATTGAGAAAAGCTTTTTCTTAAAGGTTTGGTGGAATGAATTTGTTCGTTATGTCAACGAAAAGCTATAA
- the sufB gene encoding Fe-S cluster assembly protein SufB: MAEERVEPKPIDLGEYKFGFHDDVQPILSTGKGLNEAVIRELSAAKNEPEWMLEFRLKSFETFKKMPMQTWGADLSEIDFDDLIYYQKPSDKPARSWDEVPEKIKETFERIGIPEAERAYLAGASAQYESEVVYHNMKEEFEKLGIIFTDTDSALKEYPDLFKQYFAKLVPPTDNKLAALNSAVWSGGTFIYVPKGVKVDVPLQTYFRINNENTGQFERTLIIVDEGASVHYVEGCTAPTYSSNSLHAAIVEIFALDGAYMRYTTIQNWSDNVYNLVTKRAKAQKDATVEWIDGNLGAKTTMKYPSVYLDGEGARGTMLSIAFANAGQHQDTGAKMIHNAPHTSSSIVSKSIAKGGGKVDYRGQVTFNKNSKKSVSHIECDTIIMDDLSASDTIPFNEIHNSQVALEHEAKVSKISEEQLYYLMSRGLSESEATEMIVMGFVEPFTKELPMEYAVELNRLISYEMEGSVG, encoded by the coding sequence ATGGCTGAAGAAAGAGTCGAACCGAAACCAATTGATCTCGGTGAATATAAATTTGGATTTCACGATGACGTTCAACCCATTCTCTCTACCGGGAAGGGATTGAATGAAGCGGTTATTCGTGAATTGTCTGCAGCAAAAAATGAACCCGAATGGATGCTCGAATTCCGTTTGAAATCTTTTGAAACCTTCAAAAAGATGCCCATGCAAACCTGGGGAGCCGATCTATCAGAGATTGACTTTGATGATTTGATCTATTATCAAAAACCTTCGGATAAACCTGCCCGTTCATGGGACGAAGTTCCAGAGAAAATCAAGGAAACCTTTGAGCGTATCGGGATTCCTGAAGCAGAACGTGCTTACTTAGCGGGGGCTTCTGCTCAGTATGAATCAGAAGTGGTTTACCACAATATGAAAGAAGAGTTTGAAAAGTTGGGGATTATCTTTACCGATACGGATTCTGCCCTAAAAGAATATCCAGACCTGTTCAAACAGTATTTTGCGAAGTTAGTGCCACCAACGGATAACAAATTGGCTGCCCTCAACTCAGCAGTCTGGTCTGGTGGAACCTTCATTTATGTACCAAAAGGCGTAAAAGTAGATGTCCCCCTTCAAACTTACTTCCGTATCAACAATGAAAATACAGGTCAGTTTGAGCGCACGTTGATTATCGTGGATGAGGGAGCAAGTGTTCACTATGTGGAAGGCTGTACAGCGCCGACCTACTCAAGCAATAGCCTCCATGCAGCGATTGTTGAGATCTTTGCCTTAGATGGTGCTTATATGCGTTACACGACCATCCAAAACTGGTCGGACAATGTCTACAACTTGGTCACCAAGCGGGCCAAAGCTCAAAAAGATGCCACAGTTGAGTGGATCGACGGGAACTTAGGAGCGAAGACAACCATGAAGTACCCATCTGTTTATCTGGATGGAGAAGGAGCGCGTGGGACCATGTTGTCCATTGCCTTTGCGAATGCAGGTCAACACCAAGATACAGGTGCCAAGATGATCCACAATGCCCCTCACACTAGCTCGTCTATCGTGTCTAAATCCATCGCGAAAGGTGGCGGAAAGGTAGACTACCGTGGACAAGTTACCTTTAACAAAAATTCCAAGAAATCAGTTTCTCACATCGAGTGTGACACCATTATCATGGATGATTTATCTGCATCAGATACGATTCCATTTAATGAAATCCACAACTCACAAGTTGCTTTGGAGCACGAAGCCAAGGTTTCAAAAATCTCAGAAGAACAACTGTATTATTTGATGAGTCGTGGTTTGTCTGAATCAGAAGCGACAGAAATGATTGTCATGGGATTTGTAGAACCCTTTACAAAAGAACTTCCAATGGAATACGCCGTTGAGTTAAACCGACTCATTAGCTACGAAATGGAAGGATCTGTAGGATAA
- the sufU gene encoding Fe-S cluster assembly sulfur transfer protein SufU translates to MALSKLDSLYMAVVADHSKHPHHQGQIEDVDQIQLNNPTCGDVIQLSVKFDENDRVEDIAFVNSGCTISTASASMMTDAVMGKTKEEVEELAQVFSEMVQGQSDPRQEELGDAAFLSGVSKFPQRIKCATLSWNALKKAIERSK, encoded by the coding sequence ATGGCACTTTCTAAATTAGATTCGCTGTACATGGCGGTCGTAGCCGATCATTCAAAACACCCCCACCACCAAGGACAAATTGAAGATGTTGATCAGATCCAACTCAACAATCCAACTTGTGGAGATGTGATCCAGTTAAGTGTGAAATTTGATGAGAATGACAGGGTGGAAGATATTGCCTTTGTGAATTCAGGCTGTACGATCTCAACGGCTTCAGCTAGTATGATGACAGATGCTGTAATGGGAAAAACAAAAGAGGAAGTCGAAGAATTGGCACAGGTCTTTTCAGAAATGGTCCAAGGCCAGTCAGATCCTCGCCAAGAGGAATTAGGAGACGCAGCCTTCTTATCTGGAGTCTCAAAATTCCCACAACGGATTAAATGTGCGACCCTCTCCTGGAATGCTCTCAAAAAAGCGATCGAACGTAGCAAATAA
- a CDS encoding cysteine desulfurase translates to MLDKNTIAQDFPILDQLVHDEPLVYLDNAATTQKPKRVLEAVNHYYLQDNANVHRGVHTLAERATAAYEATREKVRKFINASSTKEVLFTRGTTTGLNWVARYAEEVLREGDEVLISIMEHHSNIIPWQQACKKTGAKLVYVYLKDGLLDMQDLKSKLSEKTKFVSITHASNVLGVVNPIKEIARLAHEVGAIMVVDGAQSTPHMAIDVQDLDADFFAFSGHKMAAPTGIGVLYGKEEILEQMSPIEYGGEMIDFVYEQSASWKELPWKFEAGTPNMAGAIGLGAAIDYLEELGMDQVEAHEQKLIAYVFPKLQAIEGLTIYGSQDLAQRSGVISFNLGDLHPHDLATALDYEGIAVRAGHHCAQPLLQYLQVPATTRASFYIYNTKADCDKLIEALIKAKEFFNGTF, encoded by the coding sequence ATGCTAGATAAAAATACGATTGCTCAAGATTTTCCCATTCTCGATCAACTAGTTCACGATGAGCCTTTGGTTTATCTAGATAATGCAGCGACGACGCAAAAACCTAAACGTGTTCTTGAAGCAGTTAATCACTATTATTTGCAAGATAACGCCAATGTTCATCGTGGAGTCCATACTTTGGCTGAACGAGCGACAGCAGCCTATGAGGCAACGCGTGAGAAAGTCAGAAAATTTATCAATGCTTCATCAACCAAGGAAGTGCTCTTTACAAGAGGGACAACGACTGGACTCAACTGGGTAGCCCGCTATGCAGAAGAAGTCCTAAGGGAAGGGGATGAAGTCTTGATTTCCATCATGGAACATCACTCCAACATCATTCCTTGGCAGCAAGCCTGCAAGAAGACAGGAGCAAAACTGGTCTATGTCTATCTAAAAGATGGCTTACTGGATATGCAGGACTTAAAGAGCAAGCTTAGTGAGAAGACAAAATTTGTCTCCATCACCCATGCTTCGAACGTCTTAGGGGTGGTCAATCCGATCAAGGAAATTGCTCGATTAGCTCATGAGGTTGGAGCGATCATGGTCGTAGATGGGGCTCAATCAACCCCTCATATGGCCATTGATGTACAAGACTTAGATGCGGATTTCTTTGCTTTTTCTGGCCATAAGATGGCTGCACCAACAGGGATTGGTGTCCTCTATGGGAAGGAAGAAATCTTAGAGCAAATGTCTCCAATCGAGTATGGGGGCGAGATGATTGACTTTGTTTACGAACAATCTGCCTCTTGGAAGGAATTGCCTTGGAAATTTGAAGCTGGAACACCTAATATGGCGGGAGCAATTGGTCTTGGTGCAGCAATCGATTACTTAGAAGAGCTGGGTATGGACCAGGTAGAAGCGCATGAGCAAAAACTGATTGCCTATGTGTTTCCAAAATTACAGGCTATCGAAGGCTTGACCATCTATGGTTCCCAAGACTTAGCCCAACGTTCTGGCGTCATTTCCTTTAATCTAGGAGATCTCCATCCGCATGACTTAGCAACAGCACTAGATTATGAAGGGATTGCCGTTCGTGCAGGTCACCACTGTGCACAACCGCTCCTTCAATACCTACAAGTCCCAGCGACAACGAGAGCAAGTTTTTATATCTACAACACCAAAGCGGACTGTGATAAATTAATTGAGGCATTGATCAAAGCAAAGGAGTTTTTCAATGGCACTTTCTAA